In one Novosphingopyxis iocasae genomic region, the following are encoded:
- a CDS encoding CvpA family protein, giving the protein MTAFDIIVLVLLGGGAVLGFLRGFVQEVISLIAWVAIIFAVRFLHAPLTGYLIEPIGTEAGAATLAFVVLVIVVYAGGKGIARAMGKRMRKSTLGPVDRVLGFGFGAVKGLILAALMFLLLIFLFETFMGVGATRPDWLTRSRTYPLMNATGAALSEYVPRPTRDSEVPE; this is encoded by the coding sequence ATGACCGCTTTCGACATCATTGTGCTTGTGCTGCTCGGCGGCGGAGCCGTGCTGGGGTTCTTGCGGGGCTTCGTGCAGGAGGTGATCTCACTGATCGCCTGGGTCGCGATTATCTTCGCGGTGCGGTTCCTGCATGCACCGCTCACCGGTTATCTGATCGAACCGATCGGCACGGAGGCGGGCGCGGCGACGCTGGCGTTCGTAGTGCTCGTGATTGTCGTTTATGCGGGCGGCAAAGGGATTGCGCGCGCCATGGGCAAGCGTATGCGCAAATCGACGCTCGGCCCGGTCGACCGGGTGCTCGGCTTCGGTTTCGGCGCGGTGAAGGGTCTGATCCTGGCGGCCTTGATGTTCCTGCTCCTCATTTTCCTCTTCGAGACGTTCATGGGCGTCGGCGCCACGCGGCCCGATTGGCTCACCCGTTCGCGCACCTATCCGCTGATGAACGCCACCGGCGCAGCGCTGAGCGAATATGTGCCGCGGCCCACCCGCGACAGCGAGGTCCCGGAATGA
- a CDS encoding iron-sulfur cluster assembly scaffold protein, which yields MSASALYNRDILRLAASLEEGAALPPPASHAERRSPTCGSRVTLWVKRDGQGRIEQLSADIASCALGQASAAMLLRDAAGMDRAAVSAARDAWADHLAGTGDVPAFADAALLTPARDYPARHPAILLPWDALLAALDQSETAA from the coding sequence ATGAGCGCGAGCGCTCTCTACAATCGCGATATCCTGCGCCTCGCCGCATCGCTGGAAGAGGGCGCGGCTCTGCCGCCGCCCGCCAGCCATGCGGAGCGTCGCTCGCCAACCTGCGGCAGCCGCGTGACGCTCTGGGTGAAGCGTGACGGGCAGGGACGCATCGAGCAGCTGAGCGCGGACATTGCCTCCTGCGCTTTGGGTCAAGCTTCGGCGGCGATGCTGCTGCGCGACGCGGCGGGCATGGACCGCGCCGCCGTCTCCGCCGCGCGCGATGCCTGGGCGGATCATCTGGCCGGCACGGGCGATGTTCCTGCGTTCGCCGATGCAGCGCTGCTGACGCCGGCGCGCGACTATCCCGCGCGGCACCCCGCCATCCTGCTTCCCTGGGACGCGCTGCTGGCGGCCCTCGATCAATCGGAAACCGCCGCATGA
- a CDS encoding monovalent cation:proton antiporter-2 (CPA2) family protein, with product MNEHHMAGDAMLSGVFLLGAALVFVLLFRRLGLGAVLGYLVGGILIGPQVLGLVGDANTILGFAEIGIILLLFLVGLELSPSRLWRMRRDIFALGAAQVVLCGLALFALILALMGFTWQAALVIGLPLGLSSTAQVLPLLQSQGRLKTEFGQKSFSILLFQDLSIVPLLTIVAALSRAPVEAGTPQGFQLVLNAAIGIAVLIAAGKYVLNPLLALVGRVSERELFVIVGLFAVCASAALMEYLGLSPALGAFIAGVMLAESPYRHELEADVDPFRSILLGLFFLAVGMMLDLGVVAANPLLIIGLAAALVAVKAVVIYTLARLFGLDNSPAVIMALLLSQGGEFGFVLFSAAEGALLIDPAASSLFGAVVTLSMATTPFLMLIAGRLARRRTESEAELDDPEASPVTSVIVVGHGRFGQTTSQIIQASGREVTLIDIKPDVINLSNEFGRKVFYGDGTRVDLLRRAGAAEASAILFCMDDRGLDADALVPIQETFPKTKLFVRAYDRRQSLALQPAKGVKIRREVLESAICLARDTLEALDCDEAKIERVVDEYRRRDLERMRLQREAGDLHAGSSMSFGGEDSEDFDPLATE from the coding sequence ATGAACGAACATCATATGGCCGGTGATGCCATGTTGAGCGGTGTCTTCCTGCTCGGCGCGGCGCTGGTCTTCGTCCTGCTTTTCCGCCGCCTCGGCCTTGGCGCCGTGCTCGGTTATCTGGTCGGCGGCATATTGATTGGGCCGCAGGTGCTCGGCCTCGTCGGCGATGCGAATACGATCCTGGGCTTTGCCGAAATCGGCATTATCCTCCTGCTATTCCTCGTCGGCCTTGAACTGTCGCCCAGCCGCCTCTGGCGCATGCGGCGGGATATCTTCGCACTGGGAGCGGCGCAGGTGGTGCTGTGCGGCCTTGCCCTGTTCGCGTTGATTCTGGCGCTCATGGGCTTCACCTGGCAGGCGGCGCTGGTGATCGGCCTGCCGCTCGGTCTCAGTTCCACCGCGCAGGTTTTGCCACTTTTGCAATCGCAAGGCCGCCTGAAGACAGAGTTCGGCCAGAAGAGCTTTTCCATCCTGCTGTTTCAGGATCTGTCGATCGTGCCCTTGCTCACGATCGTCGCCGCGCTGTCGCGCGCGCCGGTGGAAGCGGGAACGCCGCAGGGCTTCCAGTTGGTGCTGAATGCGGCGATCGGCATTGCGGTGCTGATTGCGGCGGGCAAATATGTGCTCAATCCGCTGCTGGCTTTGGTCGGGCGCGTATCGGAGCGCGAGTTGTTCGTGATCGTGGGATTGTTCGCGGTCTGCGCCAGCGCGGCTCTAATGGAATATCTGGGCCTGTCGCCCGCGCTCGGCGCGTTCATCGCGGGCGTGATGCTGGCCGAATCGCCTTACCGGCATGAGCTGGAGGCGGATGTCGATCCGTTCCGTTCCATCCTGCTCGGCCTGTTCTTCCTGGCCGTCGGTATGATGCTGGACTTGGGCGTCGTGGCCGCCAATCCGCTGCTGATCATCGGCCTCGCCGCCGCGCTCGTCGCGGTCAAGGCTGTCGTGATCTACACCCTCGCACGGCTGTTCGGGCTAGACAATTCGCCCGCCGTGATCATGGCGCTGCTGCTGAGCCAGGGCGGCGAATTCGGCTTCGTGCTGTTCAGCGCGGCGGAAGGGGCGCTGCTGATCGATCCAGCGGCATCCAGCCTGTTCGGCGCTGTCGTAACGCTGTCGATGGCGACGACGCCCTTTCTGATGCTGATCGCCGGTCGTCTCGCGCGGCGCCGGACCGAGAGCGAGGCGGAACTCGACGATCCCGAAGCCTCGCCCGTCACCTCGGTCATCGTCGTAGGCCATGGCCGCTTCGGGCAGACCACGTCGCAAATCATCCAGGCTTCGGGCCGGGAGGTGACGCTGATCGATATCAAGCCGGACGTCATCAACCTGTCGAACGAGTTCGGGCGTAAGGTGTTCTATGGAGACGGCACGCGCGTCGATCTGTTGCGGCGTGCGGGCGCGGCGGAAGCCAGCGCGATCCTGTTCTGCATGGACGACCGGGGGTTGGATGCCGATGCGCTGGTCCCGATTCAGGAGACCTTTCCGAAGACCAAGCTCTTCGTGCGCGCTTATGATCGGCGTCAATCATTGGCGCTGCAGCCCGCGAAGGGCGTCAAAATCCGGCGCGAAGTGCTCGAGTCGGCAATTTGCTTGGCCCGCGATACATTGGAGGCGCTGGACTGCGACGAAGCGAAGATCGAGCGCGTGGTCGACGAATATCGCCGCCGCGATCTGGAGCGGATGCGGCTGCAGCGCGAAGCCGGCGACCTGCATGCCGGATCGAGCATGAGCTTCGGCGGCGAAGACTCAGAGGATTTCGACCCGCTCGCCACCGAGTGA
- the aroB gene encoding 3-dehydroquinate synthase, translating to MTRVPVDLAGAPYDILVAPGAFGQIAEHLRGFARAGRLLGVTDEGVAAHWLEPLREQLSDAGIVLEAFIVPQGEQAKSWNWLEQLTDWLLDRGVERGDHILALGGGVVGDLTGFAAAIAKRGCGFVQIPTTLLAQVDSSVGGKTAINTGAGKNLVGAFHQPGFVLIDPELLATLPQRQLAAGWAEVVKYGLIDDPEFFAWCEANRADFFAGDLAVRSEAIERSVRSKARIVAADEREMTGTRALLNLGHTFGHALEAETGFSDRLFHGEGVACGMALAFRYSVRREKCPPEDAERAAALLSASGLPVTLAQAGVHCDGTRLVDHMRHDKKMAGGTLPFLLARGIGKTWLAKDVELTDVTAFLDEERAF from the coding sequence ATGACCCGCGTCCCCGTCGATCTTGCCGGTGCCCCTTATGACATCCTGGTCGCGCCGGGTGCGTTCGGGCAGATTGCGGAGCATTTGCGAGGATTTGCGCGCGCGGGCCGGCTGCTCGGCGTCACCGATGAGGGCGTGGCCGCACATTGGCTGGAGCCGTTGCGGGAGCAGCTTTCCGATGCCGGTATCGTTCTGGAAGCCTTTATCGTGCCGCAGGGCGAGCAAGCGAAGAGCTGGAACTGGCTCGAGCAGCTGACCGACTGGCTACTGGATCGGGGGGTAGAGCGCGGCGATCATATCTTGGCGCTCGGCGGCGGGGTCGTGGGTGATCTCACCGGCTTTGCGGCCGCGATCGCCAAGCGCGGCTGCGGCTTTGTGCAGATCCCGACAACGCTTCTTGCGCAGGTGGACAGCAGCGTGGGCGGCAAAACCGCGATCAACACCGGCGCAGGCAAGAACCTCGTCGGCGCCTTCCATCAGCCCGGCTTCGTCCTGATCGATCCGGAACTTCTCGCCACCCTCCCGCAGCGCCAGCTTGCGGCGGGCTGGGCCGAGGTGGTGAAATATGGCCTGATCGACGATCCCGAGTTCTTTGCCTGGTGCGAGGCGAACCGGGCGGATTTCTTCGCCGGCGACCTTGCGGTGCGGTCCGAGGCGATCGAGCGTTCGGTGCGGTCCAAGGCGCGCATCGTCGCCGCGGACGAGCGCGAGATGACGGGCACGCGCGCACTCCTCAATCTCGGCCACACCTTCGGCCATGCCCTGGAGGCCGAAACCGGCTTCTCCGACCGCCTGTTTCACGGCGAAGGTGTAGCCTGCGGCATGGCGCTCGCCTTTCGCTATTCGGTTCGCCGGGAGAAATGTCCCCCCGAGGACGCCGAGCGCGCCGCCGCCCTGCTTTCGGCCAGCGGCCTTCCCGTCACGCTGGCCCAGGCGGGCGTCCACTGCGACGGTACACGGCTGGTCGATCACATGCGCCACGACAAGAAGATGGCCGGCGGCACCCTGCCATTCCTGCTGGCGCGCGGAATCGGCAAGACCTGGCTTGCAAAAGACGTCGAGCTGACGGACGTCACCGCGTTTCTGGACGAAGAGCGCGCCTTCTAA
- a CDS encoding shikimate kinase, with translation MLSKNASLPSGLARGSLATDRRPIVLVGMMGVGKSTIGRRLANRIGYAFADADEEIEEAANMSVSEIFAQFGEPYFRDGERRVIARLIERERIVIATGGGAFCQEETRDLILNQAISIWLDAPIATLVERVARRDTRPLLKDRDPESVLTELMAERRAHYARASLRIASDNGPHERTVNAILKALPS, from the coding sequence ATGCTTTCGAAGAACGCCTCTCTCCCCTCCGGCCTTGCCCGTGGATCGCTGGCCACGGATCGCCGCCCGATCGTGCTGGTCGGCATGATGGGTGTGGGCAAGTCCACCATCGGCCGGCGGCTCGCCAACCGAATCGGCTATGCCTTCGCCGATGCCGACGAGGAGATCGAGGAAGCGGCCAATATGAGCGTCTCCGAAATCTTCGCTCAATTCGGCGAACCCTATTTTCGGGACGGCGAGCGGCGCGTGATCGCGCGCCTGATCGAGCGGGAGCGAATCGTCATCGCCACCGGCGGCGGGGCTTTTTGCCAGGAAGAAACGCGCGATCTGATCCTGAATCAGGCGATCTCCATCTGGCTCGATGCGCCCATCGCCACGCTGGTGGAACGAGTCGCGCGGCGCGACACCCGGCCCCTATTGAAAGACCGCGACCCCGAATCCGTGCTGACCGAACTGATGGCCGAACGCCGTGCCCATTATGCCCGCGCTTCGCTGCGCATCGCCAGCGACAACGGCCCGCATGAGCGCACGGTCAACGCCATCCTGAAAGCCCTTCCCTCATGA
- a CDS encoding tyrosine-type recombinase/integrase codes for MLAAERGLSRNSIAAYESDLRQTSELLGGALALADEDALGTLAGEWRDLAASTVARKCAALRHYYGFLLDEGLRADDPSSALPRPALQRPLPKLLSLEEIDRLFALAEERAEAPGAPAAALRDLALLELLYGSGLRATELVSLPRRAVVSDQPFLILKGKGGKERLVPLSDRARLVTARWRECVEEGQPWLFPSSAGHISRIRLFQIVRALAGKAGIDPTRVSPHVLRHAFATHLLAGGADLRALQTMLGHADISTTQIYTHVEASRLVALVNERHPLAQMSRTGPQASSPD; via the coding sequence ATGCTGGCGGCGGAACGCGGACTCTCGCGCAACAGCATCGCCGCTTATGAAAGCGATCTCAGGCAGACGTCCGAACTGCTCGGCGGCGCGCTCGCTTTGGCCGACGAGGATGCGCTCGGCACGCTGGCCGGCGAATGGCGGGATCTTGCCGCCTCCACGGTGGCGCGCAAATGTGCGGCGCTGCGCCATTATTACGGTTTCCTTCTGGACGAGGGCCTGCGCGCCGACGACCCATCTAGCGCGCTGCCCCGGCCCGCCTTGCAGCGCCCGCTGCCGAAGCTGCTGAGCCTTGAGGAGATCGACCGGTTGTTCGCGCTTGCCGAAGAACGGGCGGAGGCACCGGGTGCGCCCGCCGCTGCGCTGCGTGATCTGGCGCTCCTGGAACTGCTCTACGGGTCGGGCCTGCGCGCCACGGAACTGGTATCGCTGCCGCGCCGGGCGGTGGTGAGCGATCAGCCCTTCCTGATCCTGAAGGGCAAGGGCGGTAAGGAGCGGCTGGTTCCGCTGTCGGACCGTGCACGGCTGGTGACGGCGCGCTGGCGGGAGTGCGTGGAGGAGGGGCAGCCCTGGCTCTTCCCGTCCTCTGCCGGGCATATCAGCCGCATCCGCCTGTTCCAGATCGTGCGTGCGCTGGCGGGCAAGGCAGGAATAGACCCTACGCGCGTAAGCCCCCATGTTCTGCGCCACGCCTTTGCAACCCACCTGCTGGCAGGCGGGGCGGACCTCCGGGCGTTGCAGACCATGCTCGGCCATGCCGACATCTCGACCACGCAGATTTACACCCATGTTGAAGCCAGCCGCCTCGTTGCGCTGGTGAATGAGCGTCATCCGCTTGCGCAGATGAGCCGGACGGGCCCTCAAGCGTCCTCGCCAGATTGA
- a CDS encoding acetyl-CoA carboxylase carboxyltransferase subunit alpha produces MTSYLEFEKPIAELETRIAALRDSATDGEIDIDAEVGRLQEKVDRQLRNVYGKLTPWQKTMVARHPERPHFKHYVAGLFDEFVPLSGDRAFADDQAIQGGFARKGDRRVVVIGHEKGDDTQSRLKHNFGMGKPEGYRKAIRLMDLADRFGLPVVTLIDTAGAFPGIQAEERGQAEAIARSTERCLRLGVPMVAAVMGEGGSGGAVALAAADRVLMMEHAVYSVISPEGCASILWRTGDKADEAAAAMRITAGDLKELGVVDEVIKEPLGGAHRDHEAAIATIGSSIFGALDMLDGTKPFDLRERRQEKYLRMGMV; encoded by the coding sequence ATGACGAGCTATCTGGAATTCGAGAAACCGATCGCAGAACTGGAGACGCGGATCGCCGCGCTCCGCGACAGCGCGACCGACGGCGAGATCGACATCGACGCCGAAGTCGGCCGGCTTCAGGAGAAAGTCGATCGGCAATTGCGCAATGTTTACGGCAAGCTGACGCCTTGGCAGAAAACGATGGTCGCGCGCCATCCCGAGCGTCCGCATTTCAAGCACTATGTCGCCGGGCTCTTCGACGAGTTCGTGCCGCTGTCGGGCGACCGCGCTTTTGCCGACGATCAGGCGATCCAGGGCGGCTTCGCGCGCAAGGGAGACCGCCGCGTCGTCGTGATCGGCCACGAAAAGGGCGACGACACGCAGTCCCGCCTCAAGCACAATTTCGGCATGGGCAAGCCGGAGGGGTATCGCAAGGCGATCCGCCTGATGGACCTGGCCGACCGTTTCGGCCTGCCGGTCGTCACCCTGATCGACACCGCGGGCGCGTTTCCCGGCATTCAGGCCGAGGAGCGCGGCCAGGCTGAGGCGATCGCCCGTTCCACCGAGCGATGCCTGCGCCTTGGCGTGCCGATGGTCGCCGCGGTGATGGGTGAGGGCGGCTCGGGCGGCGCGGTGGCGCTGGCCGCCGCGGACCGCGTCCTCATGATGGAGCATGCGGTCTATTCGGTGATCTCGCCCGAAGGCTGCGCTTCCATCTTGTGGCGCACCGGCGACAAGGCGGACGAGGCCGCTGCGGCGATGCGCATCACGGCGGGCGATCTCAAGGAACTCGGCGTGGTCGACGAGGTGATCAAGGAGCCGCTGGGCGGCGCCCACCGCGACCATGAGGCAGCGATCGCGACGATCGGCAGTTCGATCTTCGGCGCGCTCGACATGCTGGACGGCACCAAGCCGTTCGACTTGCGTGAGCGCCGTCAGGAGAAATATCTGCGCATGGGAATGGTCTGA
- a CDS encoding M48 family metalloprotease has translation MRFNRGVLAAGVAALGLASCTSAGYNDPLTAGETFQSKPVTPQARQQGQQAYSEIVKEFGGLYTQGNEANYVERVGRKIAVQSGLANSESAYTISLLNSPVNNAFATPGGYVYITRQLVALANDEAEMAGVLGHEVGHVAADHSGQRQSAQTKAGLFGVAGQILGGLLGDRTGLLGSLGGAIQNYAPAVAQLYTLSYSRGQEEQADDLGIRYLSKAGYDPMALSDMLASLAMQTAVDQRASGQDGRSTPEWASTHPDPARRVARAAQIAQTYAPGGIRNRAQHLATIDGILYGDDPKNGVIEGNTFLHPELGLRFSVPQGYGMTNGAQAVTIQGGTGQAQFSMGSFNGNLQSYIGDVFRSVAGQTQLQVGQLQRTTVNGIPAAYQTARANTQNGQVDVTVFAYEFSGSRAYHFVTLTPAGQNPFGTMFQSMSRLSSAEAARIKPRRIDIVTAQSGDTVASLARRMAYDRLQTERFMALNGLSGNAGLQAGQQYKIVVY, from the coding sequence ATGCGTTTTAATCGTGGAGTATTGGCGGCAGGTGTTGCCGCGCTCGGTTTGGCATCCTGTACCAGCGCCGGATATAACGATCCGCTCACCGCGGGGGAAACGTTCCAATCGAAGCCGGTGACGCCGCAGGCGCGCCAGCAGGGCCAGCAGGCCTATAGCGAAATCGTCAAGGAATTTGGCGGGCTCTACACGCAGGGCAACGAGGCGAATTATGTTGAGCGGGTCGGCCGCAAGATCGCCGTCCAATCCGGCCTCGCCAACAGCGAGAGCGCCTACACGATTTCGCTCCTGAATTCGCCGGTCAACAACGCCTTCGCGACGCCTGGCGGTTATGTCTACATCACGCGCCAGCTCGTCGCGCTCGCCAATGATGAGGCGGAGATGGCCGGCGTGCTGGGTCACGAAGTCGGCCATGTGGCCGCCGATCATTCCGGCCAGCGTCAGAGCGCGCAGACGAAAGCGGGCCTCTTCGGCGTCGCCGGTCAGATCCTTGGCGGCCTGCTGGGCGATCGGACGGGCCTTCTCGGCTCGCTCGGCGGCGCTATCCAGAACTATGCGCCCGCCGTCGCGCAGCTTTACACGCTCAGCTACTCGCGCGGACAGGAAGAGCAGGCGGATGACTTGGGCATTCGTTATCTTTCGAAGGCGGGATATGATCCCATGGCGCTATCGGACATGCTGGCCTCGCTTGCGATGCAGACGGCGGTGGATCAGCGTGCGTCCGGGCAAGACGGACGTTCAACGCCCGAATGGGCGAGCACGCACCCCGATCCGGCACGCCGCGTTGCGCGTGCCGCGCAGATCGCGCAGACCTATGCGCCCGGCGGTATCCGCAACCGCGCACAGCATCTGGCGACCATCGACGGCATTCTTTATGGCGACGATCCCAAAAACGGCGTGATCGAGGGCAACACCTTCCTGCATCCCGAGCTGGGGCTCCGCTTCTCCGTGCCGCAGGGCTACGGCATGACGAACGGCGCGCAGGCGGTGACCATTCAGGGCGGCACCGGGCAGGCGCAGTTCAGCATGGGCTCGTTCAACGGCAATTTGCAGAGCTATATTGGCGACGTGTTCCGCTCGGTAGCGGGCCAGACGCAGCTTCAGGTTGGGCAGCTTCAGCGGACGACCGTGAACGGTATTCCGGCGGCCTATCAGACCGCGCGGGCCAATACCCAGAATGGGCAGGTGGACGTCACTGTTTTCGCCTATGAATTTTCGGGCAGCCGCGCCTATCACTTCGTGACGCTGACGCCCGCCGGGCAGAACCCGTTCGGCACCATGTTCCAGAGCATGTCGCGCCTGAGCTCTGCAGAGGCGGCGCGGATCAAGCCGCGGCGGATCGATATCGTGACCGCGCAGAGCGGCGATACCGTGGCCAGTCTGGCACGGCGCATGGCCTATGACCGGCTGCAGACCGAGCGCTTCATGGCGCTGAACGGCCTGAGCGGCAATGCGGGCCTGCAGGCGGGGCAGCAGTACAAGATCGTCGTCTACTGA
- a CDS encoding Flp family type IVb pilin, which produces MKTFYQIFENEDGATAIEYGLIAALIAVAAIAAMSALGGNLTNTFNKVNNSLSNANSK; this is translated from the coding sequence GTGAAAACCTTTTATCAGATTTTCGAAAATGAAGACGGTGCGACCGCCATCGAATATGGCCTGATCGCAGCTCTGATCGCAGTGGCCGCGATCGCCGCGATGTCGGCGCTCGGTGGCAACCTCACCAACACCTTCAACAAGGTGAACAATTCGCTGAGCAACGCCAACAGCAAGTAA
- a CDS encoding Flp family type IVb pilin translates to MTTSSKWGMRSMKQWIHRILHEQDGATAVEYGLIAALVVIAMIGALSSMSGTTIQMWNSVSTNVVDATK, encoded by the coding sequence GTGACGACATCCAGCAAATGGGGAATGCGATCGATGAAACAATGGATCCATCGTATTCTACATGAGCAGGACGGGGCCACGGCCGTCGAATACGGACTGATCGCGGCACTTGTAGTGATTGCCATGATCGGTGCGCTTTCGTCGATGAGCGGAACCACCATTCAGATGTGGAACTCCGTGAGCACTAATGTCGTGGACGCAACGAAGTAA
- a CDS encoding (deoxy)nucleoside triphosphate pyrophosphohydrolase, with translation MAISPTVLPVVAATLIDDGGRVLLQKRPENRMHGGLWEFPGGKVEPCEKAADALARELEEELGITLDPGAIAPVGFADAPLEPRNLILLLYACTAWEGAPHPREEGAAIGWFAPATVAELDLAPADRQLLPALIRFLAARA, from the coding sequence GTGGCAATTTCCCCGACAGTGCTACCCGTCGTCGCAGCGACACTGATCGATGACGGCGGGCGCGTGCTTCTTCAGAAACGCCCGGAAAACCGCATGCATGGCGGACTTTGGGAGTTTCCCGGCGGCAAGGTGGAGCCATGTGAAAAGGCTGCCGACGCTTTGGCACGGGAGCTGGAAGAAGAACTGGGCATTACGCTTGATCCCGGCGCGATCGCTCCTGTTGGCTTTGCCGACGCACCGCTGGAGCCGCGCAATCTGATTCTGCTGCTCTACGCCTGCACCGCGTGGGAGGGCGCACCGCACCCGCGCGAAGAGGGCGCTGCAATCGGCTGGTTTGCGCCTGCGACCGTCGCGGAGCTCGATCTTGCGCCGGCGGATCGGCAGCTTCTACCCGCCCTGATCCGCTTTCTGGCCGCCAGAGCGTAG
- a CDS encoding methyltransferase domain-containing protein, with protein sequence MASAPDIFDYRRRRALRGRSAGAPSLFLEWMADDLGERLSAVSREFRDILLLGPVARFREKLALPAEAAIRYAALSEAEAHDGAVLCTEDALPFEPASFDLIISAGTLDSVNDLPGALIQVRRSLKPDGLFLGTMFGAGSLPALKRCMIAADGDRTAAHIHPQIDVRSAGDLLSRAGFAMPVADGDRLTLRYGDPLRLINDLREAGTGNALAGPRAFIGKAGLARLFEAWAGMAEADGKLSERLELISLSGWAPSPDQAKPARRGSASVSLADALRSGGQKADQGG encoded by the coding sequence ATGGCCAGCGCTCCCGATATTTTCGATTACCGCCGCCGCCGCGCGCTGCGTGGCCGCTCTGCCGGTGCCCCCTCCCTCTTCCTAGAATGGATGGCGGACGATCTGGGTGAACGCCTGTCCGCGGTGTCGCGGGAGTTTCGCGATATCCTGCTGCTCGGCCCCGTCGCGCGGTTTCGAGAGAAACTGGCGCTCCCTGCCGAGGCTGCGATAAGATATGCAGCGCTGAGCGAGGCGGAAGCGCACGATGGCGCAGTGCTGTGCACCGAAGATGCGCTGCCCTTTGAACCGGCAAGCTTCGATCTCATCATATCGGCAGGCACGCTCGATAGCGTGAACGATCTGCCCGGCGCGCTTATACAGGTTCGCCGATCGCTGAAACCCGACGGCCTGTTCCTGGGAACCATGTTCGGCGCGGGCAGCCTTCCGGCGCTCAAACGCTGTATGATCGCCGCCGATGGGGACCGCACCGCCGCGCACATCCATCCGCAGATCGACGTGCGGTCCGCCGGGGACCTGCTGTCGCGCGCAGGCTTCGCGATGCCGGTGGCCGATGGCGACCGGTTGACGCTGCGCTATGGCGATCCGCTGCGCCTGATCAACGATCTGCGCGAGGCCGGCACGGGCAATGCGCTGGCGGGGCCACGCGCTTTCATCGGCAAGGCCGGCCTCGCGCGGCTGTTCGAGGCATGGGCCGGCATGGCGGAGGCCGACGGCAAACTGTCCGAGCGGTTGGAGCTGATTTCGCTGAGCGGATGGGCCCCCTCCCCCGATCAGGCCAAGCCCGCGCGCAGGGGCAGCGCCAGCGTTTCCCTGGCCGACGCGCTACGCTCTGGCGGCCAGAAAGCGGATCAGGGCGGGTAG
- a CDS encoding ComF family protein: MLAVPQPLRQALDFVLPPRCPGCGCVPADAAAFCLDCWCQLKFLAPPWCHCCGLPFEHEVPGEPLCGACLAAPPRFDFLRSAVAYGGIATDLVLKLKYSRGLGAATMMAGHMARLLPDPPGDMLVTPVPLHWSRLAARTYNQSVLIGRALARRIDRPFHPDLIRRKRRTPPLRGLGAKARARTIQGAFGITERQRRAIEGRAVLIVDDVHTSGATSAACAAILKRSGASWVGVVTWARVL, from the coding sequence ATGCTGGCTGTCCCGCAACCGCTGCGCCAGGCGCTTGATTTCGTGCTGCCGCCGCGCTGTCCCGGATGCGGCTGCGTCCCGGCCGATGCGGCGGCCTTTTGCCTTGATTGCTGGTGTCAGCTGAAGTTTCTGGCACCGCCCTGGTGCCACTGCTGCGGCCTGCCGTTCGAACATGAGGTGCCGGGCGAGCCATTATGCGGTGCCTGTCTGGCGGCTCCGCCCCGCTTCGATTTCCTGCGATCCGCCGTTGCCTATGGCGGCATTGCGACCGATCTGGTGCTGAAACTCAAATATTCGCGCGGACTGGGCGCGGCGACCATGATGGCGGGTCACATGGCGCGCCTTCTTCCCGATCCGCCCGGCGACATGCTTGTGACGCCGGTACCGCTGCACTGGAGTCGGCTGGCCGCGCGCACCTACAATCAGTCGGTCCTCATCGGCCGTGCGCTGGCAAGGCGTATCGACCGGCCCTTCCACCCCGATCTCATCCGGCGAAAGCGCCGTACGCCGCCCCTGCGCGGCCTGGGGGCGAAGGCCCGCGCACGGACGATCCAGGGCGCGTTCGGCATCACTGAGCGGCAACGCAGGGCGATCGAGGGGCGCGCGGTGCTGATCGTCGATGATGTGCATACCAGCGGCGCCACCAGCGCGGCCTGCGCTGCAATCCTTAAGCGCAGCGGAGCTTCCTGGGTGGGCGTGGTCACCTGGGCCCGGGTGCTGTGA
- the grxC gene encoding glutaredoxin 3 has product MKSVEIYTKFTCGYCHRAKALLNDKGVAFEEHDISMGGPQREEMIQRAGGRTTVPQIFIGGDHIGGSDDLAALEREGKLDALLAD; this is encoded by the coding sequence ATGAAAAGCGTTGAAATCTACACCAAGTTCACCTGCGGCTACTGCCACCGCGCCAAGGCTCTCCTGAACGACAAGGGCGTTGCTTTTGAGGAGCATGATATCTCCATGGGCGGTCCGCAGCGCGAGGAGATGATCCAGCGTGCGGGCGGGCGCACCACGGTGCCGCAGATCTTCATTGGCGGCGATCATATCGGCGGCAGCGATGATCTCGCCGCGCTGGAACGTGAGGGCAAGCTCGACGCACTTCTGGCGGACTGA